A DNA window from Parabacteroides johnsonii DSM 18315 contains the following coding sequences:
- a CDS encoding DUF417 family protein, producing MTTKLSNLFYAFLNIAASTQKLGINLIRVAILIIFVWIGGLKFYNYEAEGIVPFVANSPFMSFFYTKSAPEYKEYKLKEGEFNEAKHQWHVENNTYGFSHGLGILIMAIGILTFLGIFSPKIGLVGAGLAIIMTVGTLSFLVTTPEVWVPDLGSGEHGFPLLSGAGRLVIKDTAIIAGAIVVLSDCAQRILKQKK from the coding sequence ATGACGACTAAATTAAGTAACCTATTTTACGCTTTCCTGAACATCGCAGCCTCCACTCAAAAGCTAGGTATTAATCTGATCCGCGTAGCGATCCTGATTATATTTGTATGGATCGGAGGATTGAAATTCTATAATTACGAAGCAGAAGGTATCGTACCGTTTGTAGCGAACAGTCCTTTTATGAGCTTCTTCTATACGAAAAGTGCTCCCGAATATAAAGAATATAAATTGAAAGAAGGGGAATTCAACGAAGCAAAGCATCAGTGGCATGTGGAAAACAACACGTACGGCTTCTCGCACGGATTGGGCATCCTGATCATGGCTATCGGTATCCTGACATTCTTAGGTATTTTCTCCCCAAAAATCGGCCTGGTAGGTGCAGGACTCGCCATTATCATGACGGTCGGAACGCTTTCTTTCCTAGTGACGACGCCGGAAGTATGGGTGCCGGATTTGGGAAGTGGAGAACATGGATTTCCGCTGCTAAGCGGGGCAGGCAGACTGGTGATAAAAGATACGGCGATCATTGCCGGAGCAATCGTCGTGCTTTCGGACTGCGCACAGAGGATATTGAAACAGAAGAAATAA
- a CDS encoding RNA polymerase sigma-70 factor codes for MEAKIDIEKVRKGDHVAFKAFFECFYPKLMALACRFVDEQVAKDLVQEVFTSYWERKKVIQSDNIQSFLFKWLQNSCLNHIKHQMIVDEYESRVRIAEARIAFLGEASDSNDVLKSVINQDLREIIELSVNKLPPKCAQAFRLAYFHDISHKEIAEIMGISPRTVEGHIRQALAFLREDLKGLFLLIFLLCNIN; via the coding sequence ATGGAAGCGAAAATTGACATTGAAAAAGTAAGAAAGGGAGACCATGTTGCTTTTAAAGCTTTCTTTGAATGTTTCTATCCAAAATTGATGGCGCTCGCTTGTCGTTTTGTAGATGAGCAAGTTGCCAAAGATTTGGTACAAGAAGTTTTCACTTCCTATTGGGAACGAAAAAAGGTTATTCAATCGGACAATATCCAATCTTTCCTTTTTAAATGGTTGCAAAATAGCTGCTTGAACCATATCAAGCACCAGATGATTGTTGACGAATACGAATCACGTGTTCGTATCGCTGAGGCACGTATCGCTTTCCTGGGCGAGGCCAGCGACTCCAACGATGTTCTGAAGTCTGTCATCAATCAGGATTTGCGCGAAATAATAGAACTCTCGGTCAATAAACTGCCTCCAAAATGCGCACAGGCTTTCCGGTTGGCATACTTCCATGATATCAGCCATAAAGAGATAGCCGAAATTATGGGTATTTCTCCACGTACAGTCGAAGGGCATATCCGGCAAGCGCTTGCTTTCCTACGGGAAGATCTGAAAGGGCTTTTCCTACTTATATTCCTGCTCTGCAACATAAATTGA
- a CDS encoding FKBP-type peptidyl-prolyl cis-trans isomerase: protein MKKYLHIALMLLCVFVVSSCKDDDDDTEAVEREAYKLEQDIAFQAKVNETGFEKWNSEAGDGYVFAKLIKKGDGKQAYFNSLVSVYYKGSLTDGTVFDQQLFDDGIPFPCAVSPYYAKTVTDPVTNSQTKYGSVISGWTVALQHMVEGDKYEVWIPQQLAYGASESGDIPAYSTLIFEIELVSVDEQAASAS from the coding sequence ATGAAGAAATACCTGCATATCGCGTTGATGTTGTTGTGTGTCTTCGTTGTATCTTCTTGTAAGGATGATGACGATGATACTGAAGCTGTTGAAAGAGAAGCTTATAAATTGGAACAGGACATTGCCTTCCAGGCAAAAGTGAATGAAACCGGTTTTGAAAAATGGAATTCGGAAGCCGGTGATGGCTATGTTTTTGCCAAACTGATTAAAAAGGGGGATGGTAAGCAAGCCTATTTCAATAGCCTTGTATCCGTATATTATAAAGGTTCTTTGACGGATGGCACTGTTTTCGACCAGCAACTTTTTGATGACGGAATACCATTTCCTTGTGCAGTGAGTCCTTACTATGCTAAGACGGTTACAGATCCGGTTACGAATAGCCAGACCAAGTATGGTTCGGTTATTTCCGGCTGGACAGTCGCTTTGCAGCATATGGTGGAAGGAGATAAATATGAGGTTTGGATTCCGCAGCAGTTAGCCTATGGAGCAAGCGAAAGCGGCGATATCCCGGCTTATTCGACTTTGATATTCGAAATCGAACTGGTATCGGTTGATGAGCAGGCTGCTTCAGCAAGTTAA
- a CDS encoding glycine--tRNA ligase has translation MAQEDVFKKLVSHCKEYGFVFPSSEIYDGLGAVYDYGQYGVELKNNIKKYWWDSMTLLHENVVGIDSAIFMHPTIWKASGHVDAFNDPLIDNKDSKKRYRADVLIEDHLAKIEEKMNKEVAKAAKKFGEAFDEAQFRATNGRMLEYQAKWNEIHERYSKDMNDSNFEDLRQLILDCEIVCPISGTRNWTDVRQFNLMFSTEMGSTADGAMKVYLRPETAQGIFVNFLNVQKTGRMKIPFGIAQIGKAFRNEIVARQFIFRMREFEQMEMQFFVRPGEEMEWFKQWKATRLKWHQAMGLGNEKYRYHDHEKLAHYANAATDIEFEMPFGFKEVEGIHSRTNFDLSQHEKFSGKKVQYFDPELNQSYTPYVIETSIGVDRVFLSVMAGSYCEETLESGETRVVLKLPAALAPIKLAVLPLVKKDGLPEKAEEIMKMLRFDFRCQYDEKDSIGKRYRRQDAIGTPYCITVDHDTLKDNCVTIRFRDTMEQERVSIDKLHDIISEKVSMKNLLKKIME, from the coding sequence ATGGCACAAGAAGATGTATTTAAGAAATTAGTTTCGCACTGTAAAGAATACGGATTTGTATTCCCCTCTTCAGAGATTTATGACGGTTTAGGTGCAGTGTACGATTACGGACAGTATGGCGTAGAACTGAAAAATAACATAAAGAAATACTGGTGGGACAGTATGACGCTGTTGCACGAAAATGTAGTCGGTATCGACTCTGCTATCTTTATGCATCCTACTATCTGGAAAGCATCCGGCCATGTCGATGCCTTCAATGATCCCTTGATCGATAACAAAGATTCCAAGAAACGATATCGTGCTGATGTTCTGATCGAAGATCACCTGGCAAAGATAGAGGAGAAGATGAATAAGGAAGTGGCCAAGGCTGCAAAGAAGTTCGGCGAAGCTTTTGACGAAGCTCAGTTCCGTGCGACGAACGGACGTATGCTTGAATACCAGGCTAAGTGGAACGAGATCCACGAACGCTACTCGAAAGATATGAACGATTCTAATTTCGAAGACTTGCGCCAGCTGATCTTGGATTGCGAAATCGTCTGCCCGATCTCCGGAACCCGCAACTGGACCGATGTCCGCCAGTTTAACCTGATGTTCTCTACGGAGATGGGATCGACTGCCGATGGTGCCATGAAAGTATATCTGCGCCCGGAAACGGCACAGGGTATTTTCGTCAACTTCCTGAACGTACAGAAGACCGGCCGCATGAAAATACCTTTCGGTATCGCCCAGATCGGTAAGGCTTTCCGTAACGAGATCGTTGCCCGTCAGTTCATTTTCCGTATGCGCGAGTTCGAACAGATGGAAATGCAGTTCTTCGTTCGTCCGGGCGAAGAGATGGAATGGTTCAAGCAGTGGAAGGCTACCCGTCTGAAATGGCATCAGGCGATGGGATTGGGTAACGAAAAATATCGCTACCACGATCACGAAAAGCTGGCCCACTATGCAAATGCTGCTACCGATATCGAATTCGAAATGCCGTTCGGTTTCAAAGAAGTGGAAGGTATCCATAGCCGTACGAATTTCGACCTGAGCCAGCATGAAAAGTTCTCCGGCAAGAAAGTCCAGTATTTCGACCCCGAACTGAACCAGAGCTATACTCCGTATGTGATCGAGACCTCTATCGGTGTAGACCGCGTATTCCTGAGTGTGATGGCCGGTTCTTACTGCGAAGAAACATTGGAAAGCGGCGAAACACGTGTTGTGTTGAAGTTGCCCGCAGCGTTGGCGCCTATCAAGCTCGCTGTATTGCCGTTGGTGAAGAAAGACGGTCTACCTGAAAAGGCCGAGGAGATCATGAAGATGTTGCGCTTCGATTTCCGTTGCCAGTATGATGAAAAAGATTCTATCGGCAAGCGCTATCGTCGCCAGGATGCTATCGGAACTCCGTACTGTATTACAGTTGACCACGATACTTTGAAGGATAATTGTGTCACGATCCGTTTCCGCGATACGATGGAACAGGAACGTGTAAGCATCGACAAGTTGCATGACATTATCTCCGAGAAGGTAAGCATGAAGAATTTATTAAAAAAGATAATGGAATAA